The DNA region CGTTGCCGTCGTCGGTGCCAACCCAGATCACCCCGGCCTTAACCGGAGATTCGGCTATCGCGAGGATCGTGCAGTGAAACTCTGCTGCTGTGTTGTCTGTCACGACAGGACCACCCGATGTTTGCTGCTTGCTCTTGTCGTTGGTCGTCAGATCCGGGCTGATCTCCTGCCACGAGTGTCCATAGTTAGTAGTCTTGAACAGCACGTTGCCGCCATAGTAGACGGTCTTCGGATCGTGCGGCGAGGCCACGATCGGCGGGTTCCAGTTGAACCGGTATTTGTAGCCGACAATCGCATTACCTGACGAACCGACTTCTTTTGGATAAGGGTGAATGCTGCGCGTGTTGCCGCTGTTTGTGTCGGTTACGCTGATGGTCCCGCCTTGCGAATCAGAATAGACGATGTTGGGCGAGCTGAGGTCCGGGACCACGAAGAACCCGTCGCCGCCGCTCACCGTGTACCAATCGTCTTTGCGAATCCCTTCGCGGAAGAGCGTCGCGCTCGGACCAACCCAGTTACCGTTGTCCTGCAAGCCTCCGTACACATAGTAAGGCTGCCGCATATCGTAGTTGATGTGATAGTACTGCGACAGCACGACGTTGTTGATGATATCGAAGGTTGCGGCCTTGTCATTCGAGACCTGGAATCCGCCGTCGCTGCCGTTCAGAACCCGGTTCGAGTTCATAGGATCGATCCACAGCCCCTGATGATCGCCATGCACGCCGTTGGCGATTCGCGCGAAAGTCCTCCCGCCGTCACGCGAAACCGACAGCCCGCCGCCGAGCGAGTAGACACGCTCGGGATCGTTGGGATCAACGCGAACATCGCTGTAGTAGAACGGCCTAAAGTTGATGTTCGGATCGTTGTGCACCATTCGCCAGGTCTCGCCTCGATCGTCGGAACGAAACAGATTCCCCTCGGTCTTGGTTTCGGTGATCATGTAGACGGTCATCGGATTGCTACGCGAGATCGCGATTCCGATTCGATCCATCGGAGACTTCGGAAGCCCGTTAGTTATTTTTTTCCATGTTGTCCCGCTGTCGATTGATTTGTAGAGCGCGGTCTGGCCCCCGCCCGAGTCGAAGCGCCACGGTTTGCGCCGATAGGTGTACATCCCCGCGTAGAGTATTCGTGGGTTCTGCGGATCAAGATCGACATCCGAGCAGCCGGTGTCCTTGTCGATGAACAATGTCTTCGCCCAGGTTTTTCCGCCGTCGGTTGTTTTGAACACGCCGCGCTCGTCGTTCGGTCCCCACGCTCGGCCCAATGCCGCGACATAAGCGATGTCCGGATCACGTGGATCGACTTTGATTCGCTTGATGCGCTCGGTCTCATTGAGGCCGAGATGTTTCCAGGTATCGCCGGCATCAGTAGAGCGATAGACGCCGTCGCCAAACGAAGCTGTATTGCGCGGATCACCTTCACCAGTGCCCACCCAGATGACGTTAGGATCAGAAGGCGCTACGGTGATGGCCCCGATCGACAGCACGGCTTGATTGTCGAAAAGCGCTTTGAAAGTTGTCCCGCCGTTAGTCGTCTTGAATATGCCGCCGTCCGCGCCGCCAACGTAGAAGGTGTAAGGATCGCCCGCGACGCCTTCGATAGCGGTGACGCGACCGCCCATGTTAGCGGGCCCGATCGATCGCCACTTGAGGTTCACGAGCAACGCCGCTTCGTTAGGTTCTGGCGGGGCACTGCGAACCGCAATTGGCGTTATCGCCGCGATCACCAGAATGAGAAGTAGTCGTTTCATATGCGCCTCCGCGTGAGTCTCCACTGGCATGATTTCGTTTATGGCGTGAGATGCAGCCGGACTTGAGGTCCGGCCAACTGCGGCCCTTCCTATATCACAGGCGAGAAGGCATTTCAACGAAAGGACGGGATGAAGAAAGTGGAGGCTCGACCAGCCAGCCGAGGAATGTGACCACGACACCGCGACTGTGTGATTTTCGAGTTGCGTTGTCGGACATTGGGTCGGCTAATCCGGGTTGTGCTAGACTCTCGGCGAAAGGACGGTTAAGACAGTGGCAGCCAGATTGCCCAAACCGCGGAACAAGACAGCCAAAGTGGAGTTAGTGAGAGAGCATCACGGCGGCGACGTTTATGAGTATTACCCTCTGGGTCAGTACGTCGTAGCCGCGCCTGGAGTCTGTGGGGGGCGGCCCTCGATCAAATACACGCGCATTGATGCGCGTCACGTGATCAGCTTCCTCGACGGCGGCGATGTTGGACGATCAGTTGTCAGCACCCTATCTCAAGACCGAGATTGAAAAGTGGTACGCTGGCAGCGTGATCGTCCTGGGTTCTCTCCTGGCTCTCAGTGATGTGGCGGTCGATGAGGCTCGCCGGCGTAAGAGTTATTCTCCCCTTCTCTAGCTTGGCTTCTAGCAAATCACCCACCCTCAACTTCGCCCGCTCGCGGAGCGATGACGGGAGCGTGACTTGTCCATTGGGTCTGACCTTGATGAGTGACATATTGGATTTCTCGCGGCAGGTATAAGTTCTCATTCGGAGATTATCAGAATCACTCTAATCCCTCTAACGATTGGAAGTTTGTAGTACGGCCTTTAGGCGGAAGTTCGTAACCGGTCGCCAGCCGGCCGAGCCGCTACGAACTTCCGCCTAAAGGCCGTACTACAACCTATCTCATCCTGAAATGAACAGGTGCGCGCGCTATGAGCCCGACCCGGCCATTCCCTTGCTCACGAGTATCTTTACTTCTACTCGACGATTCTGACGGCGTCCTTGCGGCGTAGTGTTGTCAGCCGCCGGCTTCGTCGCGCCATACCCGAACGGCGTCACCATACGCCGCAATGGAATATCGTGGCTCTCCTGCAGGTAACGCACCACGGCATCCGCCCGTTGCTGGCTCAACACGCGATTGCGCGCAACGTCACCCGAAGAATCGGCGAACCCCGCGATCTCGATGACGTATCCTTTGGTCGTCGCCGTTTTGCGAGCCAGCTCGTCGAGCGCCCGCTGGTCCTCAAGCGAAATGACCGCGCTGTTCACTCTGAAGTAGATGTTGGCGGAATCCTGGACGACGTAATCGTCAAGCGCGGAGATGCGCTCGTGAGCTTTGCCGGCTGCATTTCTCGCTACGCCGGCTTCGTCTCTCGCGAGCCTTGAAATCTCGCCCACCTCTTCGACCTGCCCGGAGAGACGTTTATTCGCGTCTTCGACAGGGGCTACACGCGAATCCACGACACGGGCGGTCTTGAGATCGTCTGAATCGAAGCGCACTTTATCGGCGACGAGTTGGCCGTCTCGATTGCCGCGACCCTCGACTTCGACTCTCAGCCCGCGCAGCAAGCTTGTCACGCCGTAGTCCTTGCCGGAGCGTAAGAAGCCGCCCTTCGACCTGACGGTGGTGCGATCGGTCAGCAGAACGACGGTCTCATCGTTGACATCATCGGCGACGGCGAAAGTGTCGGCGTCGCGGCGAACTATTATTCCTTTGACCTTTGTTTTCTGTCCGCTGGAGACAACGCGATTCCCGGCTCTTACACCAGTGTCACGAGTCTGGGTGGTTGACTTGTTTTCCTGCCCGAGCACTGAAGAAGAACTCAGCGCCAGGAGCGGCAGTACAAGAATGAAGAAGCGAAGTACAGCAAATCTTTGAAGTCTCATTAATAACATCCTCCTTAGGAGCATTCGCAAATATCGGGTCGCCCGCGAGTCCAACACCGCTTCGACGCGACCGGGTTCTTGTTTTTAAGGATCTGAGGGCGGTCAGCTCTTAAACGCCCTAAGTCGTCCACGCCCCAAAGTCAATTCTCATTGTGAGGATGGGGTACATCACTACTGCCCGCAACCAACTATAACCTTGCGCGGTCCACAGTGGATTCGGGCATAGTTGAATGTTAGACAATCTCGGGCATTCGCGCCATAGTGCTTGGGATTTCATAGGGGTGGGGGTGGGGATTCCAGGGAGCATCAGGCTGGATGTGCCACACGAACTTCGCTTGTGAGTTCGTAGTCCGGCCTTTAGGCGGAAGTTGGTAACCCGATCGCGGTCCAGTCGATATGCTACGAACTTCCGCCTAAAGGCCGTACTACGAACTCACTTCATCCGTGTTTCCCTACTTCGCTACGACGGTCATCTCCACTGGCTTCGTCTTATCCTCGACCGTCGGGTTGTAGTACTCGTACACCCGTGAAGAGAAGGTCTGGGCTCGCACCGGGAATTTGGCTCGGAGCTTAAACGAGAAGTCCATCCGCTGTCTCGCGTTCAAACCGTCAAAGTAGAGGATAACCTGCTTGGCGGTGATCGTGTACTTCTCGAGCTTGCCGCCGTTCTTGTCGCGAGTTGAATCCACCAACGCAGCGAAGTCTTCCCCCGATGGTTCGAAGCCCGGCGGAATTCCAAGGTCAACCATGATCATCTTGGCTTTTGCCGGCGTGTTGTTCTGGACTTTCACTTTCGCTGTCGCTGTTTCGTCTTGCGCCAACCGCGTGCGGTCGTAGCTCACGTCGATCGTGAGAGGCTCGCGCGGGCCGGCGTCCACTCGCCGACCCCACGGAACGTAGTAGCGCCCGATGATCTGATACTGCATGCTTCCCTTCCCTGCGAACGAAAGGCTTACGCGATGCGCTCCCTCGTGCGTGTAAGCCTTGAGGTCAACGAGGTGCAACAGGTCGTTGTTGTCTTTGGTGATCTGCACGCGTTCGACCGCTTTGCCGTCAATCGACACCTCGACCGTTCCGGCGGTGTCCGCGTTCGTTCCTTTTGTGAACGACAGCAGGAACGCCTTCAATGAAAGAATAGTCGCCTGCGTAGTCTGCCAGTTCCCGAACGCGTCTTTCTTTTCGGTCAGGTAGTCGAGCGCCTTCTTCGCAAGCCCGCTCTTTTGGCCGCTCTTGAGCAACGCCTGCGCGGCAAGCGCAGTCGTTTCAAGATCAGCCGAATCATTTCGCGCAGATGTTGGGGTCTCCCCTTCCTGTTTCCAGTAAGCCGTCTTCGGTCCCTCGGTTGCACGCGCCGCAAGAGTGTTGATCGCGGCTTCTGTCCACGCTTTGTCTTTGCCGTAGTCCGCCGCAAAGTTCGCGATCACCGCGAGCGTGTAGACATCTTCCTTGCCCGTTATGTGCGAGGCGACGAACTGCTTCGCCTTCTCGACTGCTTCACTCTTGTAGCCCGAAGCCGCAAGCGCCCACCCGATGTACGCGGTGATACGCACGACGTCTGTGTTGTAGCGATTCGTCGCGCCTTCGTTGATGAAGTAAGTGTCCGGCTTAAAGCTGCCGTCGGGCTGTTGCTGTGAGACCAGCCAGTTCTGCGTGCGATCGATCAATCGCTGATCGACTTCGTGCACTCGCGACATATCGGAGAACTGCATCAAGCCGTAAGAAGTGAGTATCTTGTTCGCTGGCGCCTGACCGAACCACGAGAAACCGCCGCCCGGCACCTCAAACGTCACCAGCCGCTGATAGCCGAGTGAGATGAAGCCTTCGGCCTTTGCTTGAATCTCGGGCGTGATCTTCTTGCTGGTCTTCAGGTAGTCCATCACCAGAATATTCGGATAAGTCGAGGACGAAGTCTGCTCGAAGCAGCCGCCCGGCATCTGCAAGATCGAATCGAGTCCCTCGACTACCTGCGACAGCGCGCCGGGATAAAGCTTCACGAAGATCTTCGATGCATCGGCTATCGCGCCGGCGGGAATCACTACGTCCTTGGTCACCGCTCCTTCGAGTCGTTCGTTGACGACAACCGCGTGCTCTTCGCCGTTGGGAAGCACGGTGACCGAGCGCGCCACTGCGTCGCCCGGTTGATTGGCTGCCGCGTCCACGAGCCGCGCGGTGACTTGCAACTGCTGCTCGCCGATCTTGGAAGCCTTCACGCGGAAGGAAGCCGCGGTCACTTCGCCTGCGCCGACTTCGACTTGCTTGTTGGCGTTGTCGTTGTCGAGTGCGAACCAGGGGTCTTGTCTCAACTCGAGCGAGACTCGTTGGGCCTTTGGCAGATAGTTGTAGACTGCGACCGGCACCGAAACGACGTCACCTTCAGTGAGCGAGACCGGTAGATCCAGATCGACGAAGAAATCCTGAAACACGCGAATGGGAGCGGTCGATGAGCCGAGCGCCCCGCGCGCGGTTGAAGCCAGCGAAGTGACTCGCCAGGTCGTGATCGAATCGGCCATCGGAACGTGAATCGAAGCGCGCCCCTGTCCGTCGGTGATCAGCGACGGATTCGTGTAGAGCGTTTCAGGAAAGAAGCTTCGCACGCGAGGCTCGGCTCCAGCAGCCTGTTTCTCATCTCGATCACCGCCAGGCGCGACCACCTTGCTTGGTGAGGGTTCGGCCCTCGGCGCAACTACGCCTGCCGGCATATCAGCTAAGCGCGCGGCGTCTTTCCGCACTGCGAACTCCAATATCGCTTCCGGCCTGCCCCCTGCTCTTCCAATTGCCTGGCCGAACTCACCGCTGTAATTCAAATAAGCGGTCAGAGTGACAGGCGTGATGCCGCGCGATTCAAGCACAGCTTCAACGACTCCTCGCGCGCCCGCGTTAAGCGAAAGCGTCCTGTAAACGGTAGGCTGATACGATTCGCTCTCGAAGACCACCTGATAACTTCCCGGCGCGAGATTCGGTATCGTGAAACGTCCGCTCGCATCCGTGTACACCGAAATGGTCATACCGTTTGCGACTCGCCGCGACGACACCTTCACGCCGGCAATCGCGTTGGCGTCTTTGTCTTTGACTGTACCTTCGACTGCAGCGCGTCCCCCTGCAATCGCGTCGCTGTGCACGGTCGCTCGGCCCTTGAACTGCCCGTAGCGATTCGCATTAGTCTGCGGTTTGCGCTGCGCATAGACCTGAAAACTGATGTCATCGGCAGTCCCCGCGCGGCGGTCCGGTCCCATCGAGCGAAGAGTCAAATACGAGTTAGCATTTGTAGTGAATCTCCCGTCGCCGACCAGCGGATTTCCCCAGGAGTCTTCGAGTATCCTGCTCTGCGCGTTCCCTTCCGAGGCGAATAACTGCAGATCGCGATTGAAGCCCGAAGGCGCAGCCTCGTGATGCTCGTAGTAACCGCTCATCGCGCGAGCTATCGTCTGTGCTTTTTCGTTGAGCCGTCCGGCGTATAGCGCGAGATACTGGCCGCGCTTCGCTTGTATTGCTTCGCGGCCAAACTCCGCTCGAACATCTTTGTCGCTCACCGTTCCCGCCGCCGCGAGCAACACCTGGGCAGCGCGCTCGCGTCGTGCAATCTGCGCAGGCTTCTCTCCCTCAAAGTCATCGAGCAGCACTTTATCAAAAGAGAATTGATGAACTTCATATCGAGGGGTCAGCAACTGTTTCTCGAGATACATGAACACTTTCTCGAAGCCCGGCTGCTTATCGGAAAGGGCGAACACTGCTTCGTCGACGATCTCGACGCCGAGCGCCGCCGATACCGGCCGGCCCGCCTGGTCGGTGACGCGAAAGTTGACGCAGGCTTCCTCGCCGGGTTTGTAGCTCTCTTGCTCAGCGGAAACTTCGACTTTCAAATCATCAGCGGGATCGACGTAGACGAGGCGGCGATCTGAAATCGGATCGGCGTCCGAGGTAATTTGATATGCCCGAACTTCGATCGTTCCGAACATCGCCGGCGTTAGATCGAGCGATAAATCTCCGCGCCCGCCGGATATGTCGATAGCTCGCGTGATCAGCGTCTGCCCATCCTTCACTACGTCGATGTAAACAGCGCCCCGTTTCCTGGTAGAAATAGTTTCCAGTCGAAGCTTATCTCCGATCTTGTAAACGGCCTGGTTGGTGCGAAGCATCAGGCTCTGAGTTTGACTCGCGCTATCGAGCTTCACGTCTGCTTGTGCGGCGCGCCCTCGCGCATCCACGGCTTTCAGATTGAGCACGACCGGGTCGTTGCCCGCGCGAAGTGTAATCGTCGCGACTCCGCTCGCGTCGGTCTGGATGCGCGATGGAGTAATGTTTCCAGTGACAGTTGCCGGAGCAGGCGTTCCATCGGGGTAAGAAGTCAGAATATAAACCCGGTTCTCAAGCCCCGGAAGCAACCGCCCGCTTTCAGGGACTGCCATTATCAGGATAGGCGTTCTTGAAACAAGAACGTTACGCGACTTTGTTTCGGTGTGTTGCGCAGTATCTTTGACTTCGACAGCGATGGAAACTGGGGCGCTGCCTTGCTGAGTCGAGCGGCCGGCAAAGAAATCGGGCAGCTTGGATGAAAACGGAAAGTGACCCTCGGCGTCGGTCTTGCCATTGGCTTGTCCAAGCTCGACCGCTTGCACGTCAAAAGTTGTGACCTTCACCGTGACTTCAGCATTGGCGAGCGGCTTGCCGAACAAGTATCGCGCAGTGATCTTCCCCTTCACCGTCTCGCCCGGCGAGTAGTAGCTGGCCTGCTGCCTGGCCGCGTCGTTGCTCAGCTCGACTTCCACCTTAAACTTTGGCAGAACGTAACGGTCTACGGTGACGGTCTTCTCCTGCATGGAAGCGGCCTCGTTATCGCCGAGGATCGCGCGGATGTGATAAGGCCCGAAGTTGACTTCGTCGGCGAGCTCGAAGTCCGCCGAGGCGATGCCGAAGCGGTCGGTGCGATCACGTTTCTTGAAGACCTTGTTCCCTTTGCCGTCTTCGACCTCGAGCGTGATCGGCTGCTCCGCTGCCGCTGCGTGAGTCGGCCCATCGAGCGCGAGCGCCCGCAGATGGATCGTCTGACCCGGCTGGTAGAGCGGCTTGTCGGTGGTGAGCAGTATGCGATCCCGGCGTTCGAGTTGAATCGGTTGATTGGCCGTGACAGTGCCGAGTGGCGTGTCAGCCGTAACTCGCAACTGCCGTGAGCCGTAGCTTCCAGCAGGCAGGGTAAAGGACACTTGAGCGGTGCCCAGCGCGTCGGTTCGCCCTGTGAAAAGCGTGGTAGAGCGATCGCCGTCCATAAGCTCGAGCTTCACCCGGCTGTCGCGAAGCGGGTTGCCGGCTTTCGAATCGGACGTGATTACTCGCACCGACGCCGTTGATCCGGCGGCGTAAGCCCGTTGCGCGAAGATGCGAACTACCGGTATGCGAAGTATTTCCGAAAGCGAAACGATCTTTGACGAATCGCCGGTGTTGATCTTCAAGCGATCCCACGCCAGATCTTCGAGCGCCAGGCTCTTATCGAGAGGGATCGTTACTCTCGAGGCGCGATTATCTGAGGACGATATGGATCGAACGGCCCTGGCAACAAGCTTGTCGTTCGCATCGAGTATCTCGAGGCTCAACGTCTGGTTGCGAGCCGTGGTTTCTTGATTGGGCACGAACACTTCAAGCGAGCCGTTGCGATAAATGGCGGCAAGCTCGTTGTCGTCGGCGAACACTTCATCGCGCGGCGCGATCGTCAGCAAGAGCGTCGCAACGGCGACGCAGATCAACACCAGGGCAGTTCTCGACCATCTGTTCTGTTTCACGAAACTCATTGGGCACACCTCCGGATACAATCTTCATTTTCATGCGCTTGGACCTTCAGTCGGCGCACGTGTTCTTTGTGACGCTCTTTTATTGGGGACTTCTCTTTACGGGCTGCTCGGCAATTACTAAACCGCGATAGTAGAACGGCAGGCTAGAAATCTCTTGCGGCAGATTTCCAGATGAGCCTTTTGCGTCTCTGCGTCCGTCTTTGCGTCTTTGCGCGAAACGGACCTGGTACGAAAACAAGTTTCACGCGAAACGGACCTTTACGAAAACAAGTTTCGCGCAAAGACGCAAAGGTCCGCAAAGAACGCCAAGAGTCACTCTGGTTCTCGTCTACTTATCCTGTCCATCCGGTGTTTGATCGGCCTTCTTCTGCACGGTTTTGATGTCGTTGAAATTCAAGATAGCGTTGAACAGCATGTTGAACTCGCCAAAGTTCTGCCATCGATAGCAAGGGTTCGTGGAAAACAGCAGCACGCGGCCACGGCCCACCGGAACATCAACAATCGCCGGCCGGTTACGAATCTCGCTCGCGCCCTTCATCAACCCGCTCAACACCGAGCTATCGCCGCCCGGAAATCGCATCAACACCTGACTGCCGCGATCGCGCTCGGGCACTTGAAGCAACGGCCCGTTTGCGAACCTCACCGGGACTGTCTTCTGCGAGTACCCGTAGAAAAGCGGATGCGCCGCCTGAAGAATCTCGGCTTCGACGATTGGCCCCGGCCCGTAAAACTGTGGCGATGTTCTGCCTGCGTCGATCGTTCGAGTGAGGCCGAACTCCGGCGGGAAGAAACTCGCGCTGCCCAGGGTGATCAACAGACCGCCGGCATTAATGAATTTCTCGAACTCCGCAACGCCCGCGATGCCCATGCCTCCGGTGATGTCTTCGGACTCGCCGTACATCCCAAGATTCTTGAACCGCTCGGTCTTTGTGTACGCGATGGGCCTGGCTTTGGGCTCGAGATCATAGACCAGTCCCTTCCCGCCGCGTCCTTGATTGGGCACAACGATCACATCATACGAAGCGCGCAAGTCACCTTTCTTAACGCGCTCCTTGTAGATCAGATCGAAAGGCGCTTCGAACTTGTCCAACGCATAACGCACCCAGCCAACCTCCTGGGTGTTGCCCCAGGTGCTGTAGATCGCCAGCCGCGGGAGATCCGATTCGTGCCTGGGCACGTCAGGGATTCTCGAGAGCGCGGCTGCGGTCAATCCAAGCGGCTCGACCGCAGCTTTGACTCGCGCTTGAACATCTTTGCCGCTCTGGTTGGCAGGCACGATGAACGACCCCGCCGGGAACTCGGTGTTGCCGTCTTTGAACGCCTGCTCGACGGTTTCCACTTTGAGGTCTTTCAGTCGATAGCGCAGAGTGATCATGTTGTTAGAGCCGAAGTGCGCGATCACATAAGCAGTCGCTGTTTGGCCGGCAGCGACAGTTCCCTTGATCTCGAGCTTGTCGACAGGTTGGACGACGATGTCCAAAATCGTTTTGTCCGCGATCTCTTTCACCTCGGCGTGACTCATCAAGCCCATGGTCCAACCGGTGTCGTCATAGGTCCGAAGGTTCTGATCGGGAAAATCCTGCTTCTCGAGAAGGATCTTTGCCAGCCTGCCATAAGGCTGATCGCGTTTGATGACCAGCGAGCCGGCAGAAAAGGTCCCTTCGTTCACTTTGAGCTCGGCGGCCGCGCGGCCAATCTCGATACCCTGGATACGAAGCGTGTTGACGAGCCGCGCAACGCGGGTCATATCGAGCTGACCCGCCGGAATGACATAACCGAACGGCGCGTCTTTCTTACCGGACTCGATCGAGTTGCGGCTCTTGCGATAGAAGTTTTCGAGGATGACTCCTGGAAACGACGCAGTGAGCTGAAGCGCAGACAGCACGCCGGTCTCCATGTAGTTCGTGTTGTTGCGCATCGACCAGACCACTTCTTTATACGGCGGCAGCGGGCGATACCATTCGCGGGTGGTAGGGCTGATGCGTCCGCCGCCGGTCGCCTCTCCCGAATCCACTTTGCGCTTCATCGTATTCGCGCCCGCGTTACCGAACGTTTCGTACATTCGCAGCATGCCGTTGTGATTCGAAGACATGAATCCGAGATAACCGGGCGACCACATGTCCACGAAAGCGTGCGTCCATACGCCGGGCATTCCGTACTTGATCATCTGGGTCATCTCGAAGTTCGAAAACCACGGCAACTCACCGTACAGGATCGGATCGAGCGTCGGGTTCTGCGGCGCCTGCCCGCTGAAGGTGTACAAAAACGGCACCGACTCGTGAAGCTCGTGCATGATCGGCGGGTGCCACTGTAGATACCAGTCGATCAGCGTTCGCATCGTCACTTGCGAGTAATTGATGTCGCGGTTGTTGTCGTGAAAGATGTACTTGCCCCAGTAAGGCGGCCCGCCCAGGCTATCTTGTTCGGTCTTCTCATCGATCTTGTAGCGGTAGTACCAATCGACGTAGCGGTCGCGGCCATCGGGTTCGGCAATCGGCGTGATGGTGACGATCACATTGTCCCGAATCTGGTTGATCACCGGCGAGTCTTCGACGGCGAGTCGATATGCGAGCTCCATGAGCATTTCGGGTGGGCCGGTCTCCCCGCTGTGAAGCCCGCCCATAACGTGATAGATCGGCTTCGCTTTCGCGATTACTTCGCGAGCCTGGCCGTCGGTGAGTTTGCGCGGGTCCGCAAGCTGGGCGAGGTAAGCGCGATACTGGTCGATGTTCTTGATCGACTCCTCGGAGCCGACCGCCACGACCACGCACTCACGTCCCTCATCGGTGGTGCCGATCGAGAAAACCTTTACGCGCGCCGTCTTGGCGGCGAGCGCGCGATAGTAGTTCAGCGCTTCCGCATGATAGGTGAGCTTGCCGGGCGCCCCTATGTGATGGCCGAGCACGTCTTTTGGCGAGGGTATCCCTGAAACTTTGGGCAGGTGATCGACGAGCGGGCTCATGAATTCAGGTTTCGTCGTCCACTCTTTGACGGAACGGGCAAAGTCTTCGTCTTGTGTCTGAGGTTTTGACTGCTGAGCGGAGCTTACCACGCTGAGCAATATCAAGGCCGTCAGGATGGATAGCCCTCGCGGGTGAAAGCGGAAAGCGTGCATCGTTGGGTCTCCTTTTAGAAAGTTCGTAGTACGGCCTTTAGGCGGAAGTTTGTACGTGGTCACAGTCCGGCCATTGTGCTACAAACTTCCGCCTAAAGGCCGTAATACGAACTCAAGAACTCGCGGCGCTGAACTCGCCGTGAGTTTTATCATCTTTGCCGGTTTCTCGCCAGAACCGGACGGTTCTTGGAACAAAACCACATGCAAAGCCGCTGCGATTGTGGTTCAATCTCAAGACAGCAGAATCGAGGCAGGCTGCTTGAGGTTCAATTCATTGCCTGCGTGATGCCCACACTCGAGCGATTCTGGTAAGCGATCAAAAGAGAACTCGAGAAGAGTTTAATAGTATTCATGGGGAACTGCTAAAACCGCCGCTGGAGCACACGAACCAAAAAAGGAACGGCCCCTGTTCTTTGTGTGTCTTTGTGGCCATTTCTTAATTGGAGGAAGAGACTATGCCA from Acidobacteriota bacterium includes:
- a CDS encoding M14 family zinc carboxypeptidase gives rise to the protein MHAFRFHPRGLSILTALILLSVVSSAQQSKPQTQDEDFARSVKEWTTKPEFMSPLVDHLPKVSGIPSPKDVLGHHIGAPGKLTYHAEALNYYRALAAKTARVKVFSIGTTDEGRECVVVAVGSEESIKNIDQYRAYLAQLADPRKLTDGQAREVIAKAKPIYHVMGGLHSGETGPPEMLMELAYRLAVEDSPVINQIRDNVIVTITPIAEPDGRDRYVDWYYRYKIDEKTEQDSLGGPPYWGKYIFHDNNRDINYSQVTMRTLIDWYLQWHPPIMHELHESVPFLYTFSGQAPQNPTLDPILYGELPWFSNFEMTQMIKYGMPGVWTHAFVDMWSPGYLGFMSSNHNGMLRMYETFGNAGANTMKRKVDSGEATGGGRISPTTREWYRPLPPYKEVVWSMRNNTNYMETGVLSALQLTASFPGVILENFYRKSRNSIESGKKDAPFGYVIPAGQLDMTRVARLVNTLRIQGIEIGRAAAELKVNEGTFSAGSLVIKRDQPYGRLAKILLEKQDFPDQNLRTYDDTGWTMGLMSHAEVKEIADKTILDIVVQPVDKLEIKGTVAAGQTATAYVIAHFGSNNMITLRYRLKDLKVETVEQAFKDGNTEFPAGSFIVPANQSGKDVQARVKAAVEPLGLTAAALSRIPDVPRHESDLPRLAIYSTWGNTQEVGWVRYALDKFEAPFDLIYKERVKKGDLRASYDVIVVPNQGRGGKGLVYDLEPKARPIAYTKTERFKNLGMYGESEDITGGMGIAGVAEFEKFINAGGLLITLGSASFFPPEFGLTRTIDAGRTSPQFYGPGPIVEAEILQAAHPLFYGYSQKTVPVRFANGPLLQVPERDRGSQVLMRFPGGDSSVLSGLMKGASEIRNRPAIVDVPVGRGRVLLFSTNPCYRWQNFGEFNMLFNAILNFNDIKTVQKKADQTPDGQDK